From the genome of Bacteroides sp. MSB163, one region includes:
- a CDS encoding histidine kinase: protein MKKNSERSAAMRFTMKLSILLTPFIALLVVYFLNDPFMVLRHYNRYDNSSVMLNEGYISWQMYMNNRDSIAFDSFIMGNSCTMAYQCHEWEKYLDGGRAVRLFGNAESIATISKKLQALERNGAEIKNLLLILDKESLGKDQLSSNHNHVLPPAISGISNFSFQEKFCQAFFFPNFLFPYLDYKIFHQYRPYMQGVINPYGAIRDAVTNDAINPRERMIRDEGEAYWENHKKEFVKVRDCNYRNGEYREGEQFLWETQTGLLKEIDQICRKHNTSVKIIISPDYNQISINPADVEILKDIFGYENVFDFSGINEYTNDIHNYYERGHYRSILGARLLQKVYANHK from the coding sequence ATGAAGAAAAACAGTGAGCGAAGTGCAGCTATGCGCTTCACGATGAAACTATCTATACTCCTGACGCCATTTATAGCCTTACTAGTGGTGTATTTCCTCAATGATCCTTTTATGGTTTTAAGGCATTATAACCGTTATGATAACTCATCCGTCATGTTGAATGAAGGCTATATCAGTTGGCAAATGTATATGAACAACCGGGATTCCATTGCATTTGATTCTTTTATCATGGGCAATTCCTGCACCATGGCCTATCAATGTCATGAATGGGAAAAATACCTGGATGGTGGCAGGGCGGTACGTCTGTTCGGAAATGCAGAAAGCATAGCCACCATCAGTAAGAAGTTGCAGGCTCTGGAAAGAAATGGTGCAGAGATAAAGAATCTGCTCCTGATTCTGGATAAAGAGTCATTGGGTAAAGACCAGCTTTCAAGCAATCATAACCATGTGTTGCCTCCAGCTATCTCAGGAATCAGCAACTTTAGTTTCCAGGAGAAATTCTGTCAGGCCTTCTTCTTCCCTAATTTCCTGTTTCCTTATCTCGATTATAAAATATTTCATCAATATCGTCCCTATATGCAAGGAGTGATAAACCCTTATGGCGCAATCAGAGATGCAGTAACAAATGATGCAATCAATCCCAGAGAGAGGATGATCCGGGATGAAGGAGAAGCATATTGGGAAAACCACAAAAAAGAGTTTGTGAAAGTCAGAGACTGTAATTACAGAAATGGTGAATACCGGGAAGGTGAGCAATTCCTATGGGAAACACAGACCGGATTACTAAAAGAAATAGATCAAATCTGCCGGAAACATAACACCTCAGTTAAAATCATCATCAGTCCCGACTATAACCAGATCAGCATAAATCCGGCAGATGTGGAAATATTGAAAGACATTTTTGGCTATGAAAATGTATTCGATTTCAGTGGTATCAATGAATATACGAACGATATTCATAACTACTACGAAAGAGGACATTATAGATCAATACTCGGAGCACGCTTATTACAAAAAGTTTATGCAAACCATAAATGA
- a CDS encoding glycoside hydrolase family 25 protein yields the protein MATKRKSAARRGKKKSEARIMSAWLRTILAVCIIAVFSAGFYWFFIRPYAYRWKPCYGQKGYGVCMPCDYEVHGIDISHYQGSIDWVQLTTNKTTKFPIHFVFMKATEGGDHADDTFPFNFDQAHRYGFIRGAYHFFSPKTDPLKQADFFIRTVQLIPGDLPPVLDVETIGKSTAHDLKIAVKTWLDRIESHYGVKPILYTSYKFKNRYLSDSVFNTYPYWIAHYYVDSVKYEGPWHFWQHTDVGNVPGIREEVDLNVFNGSLEQLRALTLQR from the coding sequence ATGGCAACTAAAAGAAAATCTGCTGCACGTCGCGGTAAAAAGAAAAGCGAAGCGCGTATCATGTCTGCATGGTTACGTACAATACTTGCTGTTTGTATCATTGCCGTATTTTCTGCCGGGTTTTATTGGTTTTTCATTCGTCCGTATGCCTATCGTTGGAAACCCTGTTATGGTCAGAAAGGATATGGGGTCTGTATGCCCTGCGACTATGAAGTGCATGGCATTGATATCTCTCATTATCAAGGCAGTATTGACTGGGTGCAACTGACAACTAACAAAACAACCAAATTTCCTATCCATTTTGTCTTTATGAAAGCTACCGAAGGTGGTGATCATGCTGACGATACTTTCCCGTTTAATTTTGATCAGGCGCATCGTTATGGGTTCATTCGTGGTGCTTATCATTTTTTCTCTCCTAAAACAGATCCGCTAAAACAGGCCGATTTTTTTATTCGTACGGTCCAGCTTATTCCAGGAGATCTGCCACCTGTGCTTGATGTCGAAACTATTGGTAAAAGCACGGCCCATGACTTAAAGATTGCTGTCAAAACCTGGCTCGACCGTATAGAATCGCATTATGGTGTGAAGCCGATTCTTTATACATCTTATAAATTCAAGAACCGCTATCTTAGTGATTCGGTATTCAATACTTACCCCTACTGGATTGCCCACTATTACGTAGACTCTGTCAAATATGAAGGCCCATGGCACTTCTGGCAACATACTGATGTGGGCAATGTTCCCGGTATCAGGGAAGAGGTCGATTTGAATGTGTTCAACGGATCTTTGGAACAATTGCGGGCGCTTACTCTACAGAGATAG